One Rubripirellula amarantea DNA segment encodes these proteins:
- a CDS encoding AMP-binding protein, whose protein sequence is MGFLPLDSPGRDAQPDYNPSKDFPGTLDSLSSSTLPVTHTDDHGQATPRGISTYRGLAAFELLTHAANQVPDRTAIVQGDQAWTYGQLEQLSQQAAAMLTRKGIQPGDRVGILLPNTAEYIIAVNAIWRCEAVAVAISPLMVSSEIESLLKHTDCHWVICLDVLASTITCPSVKLLLVSIREQLSTVNQLGYLWMRRQSIGAWTLVGDERHHGFWRETHATSDAAPQVSFDPAKTPAYILPTGGTTGAAKSVTLTHENMVANAWQQYMWTGQSFGVETMLAVLPFFHSYGMSAIVMAGTAMAATLVSHHRYNTHKTIELLNQFEPTVFHAVPAMLVAMNEKFRSHPLHSRSLKWVISGGASLDAAVADEFAQHSGALVVEGYGLSEASPVTHVGDLFGPPHYGTIGYPLPETACKIASPTHLDQAVAPGSIGELLIRGPQVMQGYWNDQDSTEKAFHNGWLCTGDLAVQHDDGTYEIVGRKKNLIITSGFNVYPSEVEAVLRSAPGVADAAVIGISDDKRGEVVKAFIVATTKAKWDESAVRSWCHDRLSKHKQPRVYELVTGDLPRNFLGKVIHRSLREDSRHDPGVQHPGKDGSADSPVDIPDSKNEVAS, encoded by the coding sequence ACTACAATCCGTCGAAGGATTTTCCGGGTACGCTCGACTCACTGTCTTCGTCAACGCTTCCGGTCACTCATACCGATGACCATGGTCAAGCGACACCCCGAGGCATTTCGACCTATCGCGGACTCGCTGCGTTCGAGCTGTTAACTCACGCGGCTAACCAAGTTCCCGACCGTACGGCAATCGTCCAGGGTGACCAAGCATGGACATACGGGCAACTCGAGCAGTTGTCCCAACAAGCTGCTGCCATGCTGACAAGGAAGGGAATTCAACCGGGCGACCGTGTTGGCATCCTGTTGCCGAACACTGCTGAATACATCATTGCAGTGAACGCTATCTGGCGCTGTGAAGCAGTCGCTGTAGCAATTAGTCCTTTGATGGTTTCATCAGAGATTGAGTCTCTGTTGAAGCATACGGATTGTCATTGGGTAATTTGTCTCGATGTGTTGGCCAGCACGATTACTTGCCCGAGTGTCAAGTTGCTGCTGGTGTCCATTCGTGAGCAATTATCGACGGTCAACCAGCTCGGCTACCTCTGGATGAGACGGCAAAGCATCGGAGCTTGGACATTGGTGGGGGACGAACGACATCATGGATTTTGGCGTGAGACTCATGCCACCTCGGACGCAGCTCCGCAGGTAAGTTTCGACCCCGCCAAAACTCCTGCGTACATTCTTCCGACCGGCGGAACCACGGGAGCCGCTAAGTCCGTCACCCTGACGCACGAGAACATGGTAGCCAACGCGTGGCAACAATACATGTGGACGGGTCAGTCATTTGGCGTAGAAACCATGTTGGCCGTTTTGCCCTTCTTTCACAGCTACGGTATGTCGGCCATCGTGATGGCGGGAACTGCGATGGCGGCCACGCTCGTTTCTCATCACCGATACAACACCCACAAAACGATCGAGTTGCTCAACCAATTCGAACCGACGGTTTTTCATGCGGTGCCGGCGATGCTGGTGGCGATGAACGAAAAATTCCGGTCGCATCCCTTGCATTCTCGCTCGTTGAAATGGGTCATTTCCGGGGGAGCGTCGCTCGATGCGGCGGTGGCTGACGAATTTGCTCAACATTCCGGGGCGTTGGTTGTCGAAGGCTACGGCCTAAGTGAAGCATCACCGGTGACTCACGTCGGCGACCTATTCGGACCGCCTCACTATGGAACGATTGGCTATCCGCTGCCCGAAACCGCTTGCAAGATAGCGTCGCCGACCCATTTAGACCAAGCCGTCGCGCCGGGATCAATCGGCGAATTATTGATTCGTGGGCCGCAAGTCATGCAGGGCTACTGGAACGACCAGGATTCTACTGAAAAAGCATTTCACAACGGTTGGCTTTGCACGGGCGACCTAGCCGTGCAGCACGATGATGGCACTTATGAGATCGTTGGGCGAAAGAAAAACTTGATCATAACGTCCGGATTCAACGTCTACCCCAGCGAAGTCGAAGCCGTTCTTCGTTCGGCCCCCGGGGTTGCTGATGCGGCTGTGATCGGAATATCAGACGACAAGCGGGGTGAAGTTGTCAAAGCGTTCATTGTGGCAACAACGAAAGCCAAGTGGGACGAATCCGCCGTTCGGTCTTGGTGCCACGACCGATTGTCGAAACATAAGCAACCTCGTGTCTACGAGCTGGTAACCGGCGACCTTCCTCGCAATTTTTTGGGCAAGGTCATCCATCGATCTTTGCGAGAGGACAGTCGCCACGACCCTGGCGTTCAACACCCCGGTAAGGACGGTTCAGCTGATTCACCGGTGGACATCCCTGATTCGAAAAACGAGGTTGCATCATGA
- a CDS encoding thiolase family protein, whose protein sequence is MNTHSPIAVLDAVRTPFAKAFTDLSGVSAVELGRTAMTGLLTKLSCRCQDVDEVIFGNVGSPADAANIARVIALRSGLSYHTIAHTVHRNCGSGMEAILGGWQAINHRGSKLVITGGTESMSSIPLFFSKDAQAYFTQLGRSKSWLQKLRTIRGFRPSFMRPIAGLRLGLTDPVCHMNMGETAELLAKEFRISREDQDRFALESHHKAEAAFEACYLTSEVTPVELENGKKVERDNTIRVGQTMQALAKLKPVFAKQGSVTAGNSSPLTDGAAALALCLPEHVSEYTDQPLGYVTAYSIAGCDPSRMGLGPVYAIAKLMDQTGYTLNDFDLIEINEAFAAQVIACRKAIESRHFAADYLNRRQALGEWPEPKVNVLGGAIALGHPVGATGARLVLTLLRTLKARGLHRGLATLCIGGGQGMAMVVETQIGSES, encoded by the coding sequence ATGAACACGCATTCGCCGATCGCTGTACTCGATGCTGTAAGGACTCCGTTCGCCAAAGCGTTCACCGACCTAAGTGGCGTTTCCGCAGTCGAACTCGGACGCACCGCGATGACCGGACTGCTAACGAAGCTCTCTTGCCGATGCCAAGATGTGGATGAAGTGATCTTCGGTAACGTGGGATCACCCGCTGATGCAGCCAACATCGCACGCGTGATCGCGTTGCGTTCAGGGCTGTCCTATCACACGATCGCGCACACCGTTCACCGCAACTGCGGGTCTGGGATGGAAGCAATTCTGGGTGGCTGGCAAGCAATCAATCATCGCGGATCGAAACTAGTGATCACCGGTGGAACCGAATCCATGTCGTCGATCCCGCTTTTCTTTTCGAAAGACGCGCAAGCCTATTTCACTCAACTGGGACGCTCTAAATCCTGGCTGCAAAAGCTTCGAACCATCCGAGGATTCCGACCGAGCTTCATGCGTCCCATTGCTGGGTTGCGGCTGGGCCTCACTGATCCAGTTTGCCATATGAACATGGGAGAAACCGCCGAACTGCTGGCAAAAGAATTCCGGATCAGCCGCGAAGATCAAGATCGGTTTGCACTGGAAAGCCATCATAAGGCTGAAGCCGCGTTCGAAGCGTGCTACCTGACCAGCGAGGTCACGCCAGTGGAACTGGAAAACGGGAAGAAGGTTGAACGCGACAACACTATTCGTGTCGGCCAAACCATGCAAGCACTTGCAAAACTCAAGCCTGTGTTCGCTAAACAAGGCAGTGTCACGGCGGGCAACAGCAGCCCGCTTACCGACGGCGCAGCGGCACTAGCACTTTGCTTACCCGAGCACGTGTCGGAGTATACCGACCAACCGCTGGGTTACGTGACCGCTTATTCGATCGCGGGATGCGATCCGTCGCGAATGGGGCTGGGCCCCGTGTACGCGATTGCCAAATTGATGGATCAGACGGGTTACACACTCAATGACTTTGATCTGATTGAAATCAACGAGGCCTTTGCTGCGCAAGTGATTGCCTGCCGCAAAGCGATCGAGTCACGACATTTCGCCGCAGATTATCTGAACCGTCGTCAAGCGCTCGGCGAGTGGCCTGAACCTAAAGTCAATGTGCTGGGAGGAGCGATTGCGTTGGGGCATCCTGTGGGTGCGACCGGCGCGAGATTGGTCCTAACACTTCTTCGAACGTTAAAAGCACGCGGCCTTCATCGTGGCCTTGCTACCCTCTGCATCGGAGGCGGCCAGGGAATGGCTATGGTTGTCGAAACCCAAATAGGATCTGAATCATGA
- a CDS encoding 3-hydroxyacyl-CoA dehydrogenase NAD-binding domain-containing protein: protein MKLKNSYRHFQLTTDESGVVTLALNVVDRPLNVLNAEVIAELADIVTQLEQSHGREISAVVIRSSKESGFLAGADVNAIAEIADRHEAGKVIELGQMLFQRVENLPFPTIAVIDGPCMGGGLELALACRYRIARNVASTQLGLPEIKLGLIPGWGGTQRLPRLIGLHLALPMILTGKSVRPAEALQIGLIDEAIEADQWEEGIDAFISQIIVNNINGRRSFTQRLKRFITDTAIVRALVVRKAESSIHRRAKHYPALPAAVRAAAISFDPAFDGYLVERAEFLDLLYTPTCRNLLGLYLSRTRAQKVTTWISSGPQSPLPRRPIQNVAVIGAGVMGAGIGQWAAIRGFNVVLKEVDQDIAASAQDRIHRSIHSLAQRQNWSSTKTADVKSRISVTATLGDIADANLVIEAVAENMKIKSAVFQDIESIVRPSTLVVSNTSSLSIDDMASNLMHPNRFAGLHFFNPVHRMDLVEVVRGTKSDEAAMGDLITFVRSLGKVPVVTNDSPGFVVNRILFPYLSEAMRMVMERIAPETIDAEARDFGMPMGPIELLDQVGLDVALQVARSLGEIQEENSATQTMLARMVERRELGQKVGKGFYHYHKGKKTTSRESSIAGLAIGNRLAPPAILADRDDGMTAIQRRLIYPMLIEAKRCVDERVVEFPWAIDLAMVLGTGFAPHLGGPLSVIKQIGFETFDAQRTNLERHFGERFSLGPATDPLTQTVREMS from the coding sequence ATGAAACTAAAGAATTCCTATCGTCATTTCCAACTCACGACCGATGAAAGCGGCGTCGTCACGCTTGCACTCAACGTGGTCGACCGCCCCTTGAACGTCCTGAATGCTGAGGTGATCGCCGAGCTTGCGGACATCGTGACGCAGTTGGAACAAAGTCACGGTCGTGAAATAAGTGCGGTCGTTATTCGTAGCAGCAAAGAGAGCGGATTCCTGGCCGGTGCCGATGTCAACGCGATTGCTGAGATCGCCGACCGCCATGAGGCTGGCAAAGTGATCGAGCTGGGCCAAATGCTGTTTCAGAGAGTCGAGAACCTTCCATTTCCAACCATAGCCGTCATCGACGGTCCCTGCATGGGCGGCGGTCTTGAGCTGGCTTTGGCATGTCGCTATCGAATCGCTCGCAACGTTGCCAGCACGCAGCTCGGCTTGCCTGAAATTAAACTTGGCCTGATCCCCGGCTGGGGCGGAACCCAACGACTGCCCCGGCTGATCGGGTTGCATCTAGCACTTCCTATGATCCTGACCGGGAAATCGGTTCGCCCGGCGGAAGCACTTCAAATCGGACTGATCGACGAGGCTATCGAAGCGGATCAATGGGAGGAAGGAATCGATGCGTTCATTTCGCAAATCATCGTAAACAACATAAACGGTCGTCGTTCGTTCACGCAGCGATTGAAACGATTCATCACGGACACTGCAATCGTTCGTGCTTTGGTCGTTCGCAAAGCGGAAAGTTCGATCCATCGTCGAGCAAAACACTATCCCGCATTGCCCGCCGCCGTCCGTGCAGCGGCGATTTCGTTCGACCCAGCGTTTGACGGCTATTTAGTGGAACGCGCCGAATTCCTGGATCTGCTCTATACGCCTACCTGTCGCAATCTGCTCGGCTTGTATTTGTCTCGCACGCGAGCGCAAAAGGTAACGACTTGGATTTCATCTGGACCCCAAAGCCCACTGCCACGCCGGCCCATCCAGAATGTCGCGGTGATTGGCGCGGGCGTGATGGGAGCAGGAATTGGTCAGTGGGCTGCAATACGCGGTTTCAACGTGGTTTTGAAGGAGGTCGATCAGGACATTGCGGCGTCTGCCCAAGATCGCATTCATCGGTCAATCCACTCCTTGGCCCAGCGGCAAAACTGGTCGAGCACAAAAACCGCCGACGTGAAATCGCGAATTTCTGTCACGGCTACTCTTGGCGATATCGCTGATGCCAACCTCGTGATCGAAGCGGTTGCTGAAAACATGAAGATCAAGTCCGCAGTCTTCCAGGATATAGAAAGCATCGTTCGGCCCAGCACCTTGGTCGTGTCCAACACATCGTCGTTGTCGATTGATGATATGGCGAGCAATCTGATGCATCCCAACCGGTTTGCCGGACTACATTTCTTCAATCCGGTTCACCGAATGGATTTGGTCGAAGTGGTCCGTGGCACGAAATCGGATGAGGCTGCGATGGGCGATTTGATCACGTTTGTTCGTTCCCTTGGGAAAGTTCCAGTAGTCACCAACGACTCACCCGGATTCGTGGTCAACCGCATCTTGTTCCCCTACCTCAGTGAAGCGATGCGAATGGTGATGGAGCGAATCGCACCGGAAACGATTGATGCCGAGGCTCGTGATTTTGGAATGCCAATGGGACCAATCGAACTGCTTGACCAAGTTGGTTTGGACGTAGCACTGCAAGTGGCACGATCACTCGGCGAGATTCAGGAAGAGAACTCGGCGACTCAAACGATGCTTGCTCGGATGGTCGAGCGACGTGAACTAGGGCAAAAAGTTGGCAAAGGGTTTTACCACTATCACAAAGGCAAAAAGACGACATCGCGTGAGAGCTCGATCGCGGGTTTGGCCATTGGAAATCGCTTGGCTCCGCCAGCAATACTCGCAGATCGCGATGATGGAATGACGGCCATCCAGCGTCGGCTGATCTACCCCATGTTGATCGAAGCGAAACGTTGTGTGGACGAACGCGTGGTTGAGTTCCCATGGGCGATTGATTTGGCGATGGTTTTGGGCACGGGATTTGCGCCGCACCTAGGTGGCCCTTTGTCGGTAATTAAGCAAATTGGCTTCGAAACCTTTGATGCCCAGAGAACCAATTTGGAACGTCACTTCGGGGAACGCTTCTCACTAGGTCCAGCGACGGACCCTCTTACTCAAACTGTCAGGGAAATGTCATGA
- a CDS encoding acyl-CoA dehydrogenase family protein, with the protein MSTDIKKTNVDKEATSFAEMALTLGGASADEAKRTGVLDTADDQVEGFFAPQYQTRLSPVHRAVWDSHLPTELFVPASAEASNAVEKVTHDSLDVVLRHQKANSLYDDRGKVSESVLAELGAAGYFGLLVDPKYGGSGATMTQFAKMITRMAMIEPTIAGLASVHGCIGAVDPVRSFGTDEQKQRFLPSLASGQRLSGFALTEPGAGSDLTALRTVAVREGDYYYVTGEKLFITNATNGRTVGLVCKIKDKPSVLVIDLPEQEDETFQIRRYGIYALRRAHNNGLIFRNFRVPVENLLTPAMGDGLTIAYHGLNLGRVALCANAAGTMRAMLAEMLPWAAMRVTYGQPIDRRELVRRRIGHLAGAIVSADALTAWCSGLLDQGYRGEMECIVAKIYGSEAQKEAAIEWFMKTHGGRSFLHGHTFGDNVHDFLAPCIYEGEGEMLGMAFFKSLVKHHGKEYFESIGKTLHERGVRKPNLANPSHVWMLRRPMMNYARWYLGRKFARSSATALPPLPDGMANHAKYAMKVLSRSGMAISAVMRQHQLKLADRQCRMSALSSQLQDAIVILVTALHTTSFQSSSMDDQILVAASDALCRRLRSRLTGRSPSDADFRQVTDLGKMIAEHGWKEIEFAKPNEIMMRYND; encoded by the coding sequence ATGAGTACCGATATCAAAAAAACCAACGTCGACAAAGAAGCTACGTCATTTGCGGAAATGGCACTCACACTCGGTGGGGCTAGTGCGGATGAAGCAAAACGCACCGGAGTGCTCGACACCGCAGATGATCAAGTGGAGGGTTTCTTCGCACCTCAGTACCAAACGCGATTGAGTCCGGTTCACCGCGCGGTTTGGGATTCTCATTTGCCAACCGAATTGTTCGTTCCTGCCTCTGCGGAAGCATCGAACGCGGTGGAAAAGGTGACACACGATTCCCTTGACGTGGTTCTGCGTCATCAGAAGGCGAACTCTTTGTATGACGATCGTGGAAAAGTCAGCGAATCCGTGCTAGCGGAACTGGGCGCAGCAGGATACTTCGGGTTGCTAGTCGATCCGAAGTATGGAGGTAGCGGCGCGACAATGACTCAGTTCGCAAAGATGATCACTCGCATGGCAATGATTGAGCCAACCATTGCGGGTTTGGCGTCGGTACATGGCTGCATCGGTGCGGTTGACCCAGTGCGTTCGTTTGGAACCGATGAACAAAAACAACGGTTTCTTCCCAGCTTAGCGAGCGGCCAACGGTTATCAGGCTTTGCTTTGACCGAACCGGGTGCCGGCAGCGATCTTACGGCACTGCGAACGGTGGCGGTACGCGAGGGAGATTACTACTACGTCACCGGTGAGAAACTTTTCATCACGAATGCGACCAACGGCCGAACGGTGGGATTGGTGTGCAAGATCAAAGACAAACCGAGTGTCCTTGTCATTGATCTTCCCGAACAAGAAGACGAAACGTTTCAAATTCGCCGTTACGGCATCTATGCTTTGCGACGTGCTCACAACAACGGATTGATCTTCCGCAACTTCCGTGTGCCAGTCGAGAATTTGCTCACACCCGCGATGGGTGATGGATTGACGATCGCCTATCACGGGCTAAATCTCGGTCGAGTTGCACTATGTGCGAATGCGGCTGGAACAATGCGGGCTATGCTCGCGGAAATGCTTCCTTGGGCGGCGATGCGAGTAACCTATGGACAACCTATTGATCGACGGGAGCTAGTGCGTCGCCGAATTGGGCATTTGGCCGGGGCAATCGTCTCTGCTGATGCACTCACGGCTTGGTGCTCAGGTTTGCTCGATCAGGGCTATCGAGGAGAGATGGAATGCATCGTGGCAAAGATCTACGGCAGCGAAGCTCAAAAGGAAGCCGCCATCGAATGGTTCATGAAAACGCACGGAGGCCGCTCGTTCTTGCATGGGCACACGTTCGGTGACAACGTGCACGATTTCTTAGCGCCGTGCATTTACGAAGGCGAAGGAGAAATGCTGGGCATGGCATTCTTCAAATCTCTCGTTAAGCATCATGGCAAAGAGTACTTCGAATCGATTGGCAAAACGCTACACGAACGGGGAGTACGAAAACCGAATCTAGCCAACCCAAGCCATGTGTGGATGTTGCGTCGGCCGATGATGAATTACGCTCGCTGGTATTTGGGACGCAAATTCGCAAGGAGCTCCGCGACGGCATTGCCACCTTTGCCTGATGGAATGGCAAATCATGCGAAGTATGCGATGAAAGTACTCTCGCGTAGTGGCATGGCGATTAGTGCCGTCATGCGTCAGCATCAACTAAAACTCGCTGACCGACAGTGCCGCATGTCTGCGTTGTCGTCTCAATTGCAGGATGCGATTGTGATCTTGGTAACCGCGTTGCACACCACTTCTTTCCAATCTTCCTCCATGGACGATCAAATCTTGGTAGCTGCTAGTGACGCGCTGTGCCGGCGACTGAGATCACGACTCACGGGTCGCAGTCCGAGCGATGCTGATTTCCGCCAAGTCACCGATCTTGGCAAAATGATCGCCGAGCACGGTTGGAAGGAAATCGAGTTTGCGAAACCGAACGAGATAATGATGCGATACAACGACTAA
- a CDS encoding patatin-like phospholipase family protein, with translation MNWLRYLGIDNRENHPRDRVTVVLGGGGARGLSHLGVLRAMEARSIAIDRILGVSIGALVGALHATSDNAHDAQQKAFTLLKSKSFARTKSELAMASGPSKPDHTESYFQWFAQAKRMVAAHRRLSRGLTSAGLLSDIWLREAIDHLLPDIDIAQTRVPISIAAIDLLSGRRVTLDRGPLRLAVRASMSIPGIFPPVRWQSNKLQRGHNLLLCDLGVIESAPVELARQHGAKYVVAVDVAQELPPIVKCDSAMEITMRVGDISEQLMRPYQTTKADLVIRPDVGHVSWFDFSQPATLIRAGFKAGQDAMTGFSFDKAA, from the coding sequence ATGAATTGGCTTCGCTATCTAGGAATCGACAATCGCGAGAATCATCCTCGCGATCGAGTCACTGTAGTTTTGGGTGGTGGTGGGGCGCGCGGACTTTCCCACCTCGGAGTTCTGCGTGCCATGGAGGCGAGGTCCATCGCAATCGACCGCATTTTGGGTGTCAGTATTGGTGCATTGGTAGGGGCTTTGCACGCAACGAGTGACAATGCGCACGATGCCCAGCAAAAAGCGTTCACACTGCTCAAATCAAAGTCATTCGCTCGCACGAAGTCAGAATTAGCGATGGCGTCAGGTCCATCAAAGCCAGACCACACCGAAAGCTACTTTCAATGGTTTGCTCAAGCCAAACGAATGGTTGCCGCTCATCGACGCCTTTCGCGTGGCCTGACCAGTGCAGGGCTATTGTCCGACATTTGGTTACGCGAAGCGATTGACCACCTGTTGCCCGACATCGACATAGCCCAAACACGCGTTCCCATTTCTATTGCGGCGATTGACTTGTTGTCGGGAAGGCGAGTGACGCTCGATCGAGGGCCGCTCAGGCTAGCCGTCCGCGCATCGATGTCTATCCCAGGAATCTTTCCGCCTGTCCGTTGGCAAAGCAACAAGCTTCAGCGAGGACACAACCTGCTGCTTTGCGATTTGGGTGTGATCGAGTCAGCCCCGGTTGAATTGGCGCGCCAGCACGGAGCCAAGTATGTCGTAGCCGTTGACGTCGCGCAAGAGTTGCCCCCCATCGTCAAGTGCGACTCCGCGATGGAGATCACCATGCGAGTGGGCGACATCAGCGAGCAACTGATGCGACCTTACCAGACCACCAAAGCTGATCTGGTGATTCGTCCGGACGTCGGGCACGTATCCTGGTTTGACTTCAGCCAACCGGCCACCCTAATTCGAGCGGGTTTCAAAGCTGGACAGGATGCAATGACCGGATTCTCTTTCGACAAAGCTGCGTAA